A genomic window from Atribacterota bacterium includes:
- a CDS encoding AI-2E family transporter, giving the protein MYSFKDKQSKFLIQIGIGLVIFCYIAHRLSLILIYFSLALFLAYFFNPLYNFLLSKGIRKSISILVIFSIILAFTIFLILFIIPNAINELNQLYREIPGLLSGFQNILLSFEPIFDRIMDSGNLETFVRNIFSEIQSGLLTFSRTAIFTLSSFVTKLGFGIIIIPLILYYLLIDIGLFKDNLLVLVSPTHKKDFREIVREIDQILSNFIRGRLIVCFIVGTLITIGLYLLKIKFFLIIGIVSGILNFIPYLGPIIGWALSLFFVLGKPWSVFILVTILFVAVNQVEAIWLNPKILGKELGLHPLTIIFSVLIFGGLLGFLGVLYAIPIAAAIKVIMYRYLIQEDKAT; this is encoded by the coding sequence TTGTATTCATTTAAAGATAAACAGAGTAAGTTCTTAATACAGATAGGTATTGGTTTAGTAATTTTTTGTTATATCGCTCATAGGTTGAGCTTGATTTTAATCTATTTCAGTTTAGCTCTTTTTCTTGCTTATTTTTTTAATCCTCTTTATAATTTTCTACTCAGCAAAGGCATAAGGAAATCCATATCTATCTTGGTAATCTTTTCCATTATATTAGCTTTTACAATTTTCCTTATATTGTTTATCATTCCGAATGCCATAAACGAATTAAATCAATTATACAGGGAGATCCCTGGTCTATTGTCAGGTTTTCAGAATATCCTCCTTTCTTTTGAACCAATTTTTGATAGAATTATGGATTCTGGCAACCTGGAAACATTTGTTAGAAACATCTTTTCAGAGATACAAAGTGGACTGCTAACATTTTCTAGGACTGCCATATTTACCCTATCCTCTTTTGTTACAAAATTAGGTTTTGGGATAATTATAATTCCACTTATTCTTTACTATCTTCTGATAGATATAGGCCTGTTTAAGGATAATCTTCTAGTACTTGTATCACCAACGCATAAGAAGGATTTTCGAGAAATTGTTCGGGAAATCGATCAGATCTTGAGTAATTTTATACGTGGTCGCCTAATTGTCTGTTTTATTGTTGGAACATTGATTACCATTGGTCTCTATCTCTTAAAAATAAAGTTTTTTCTTATTATTGGAATTGTATCAGGAATATTAAATTTTATTCCCTATCTTGGGCCTATTATTGGTTGGGCATTATCCCTATTCTTTGTTCTAGGAAAACCATGGTCTGTTTTTATTCTGGTTACTATTTTGTTTGTTGCTGTAAACCAGGTGGAAGCAATTTGGTTAAATCCTAAAATATTGGGTAAGGAATTAGGACTTCATCCACTTACCATCATTTTTTCAGTATTAATATTTGGAGGTCTTCTTGGTTTTTTGGGCGTATTATATGCTATACCAATTGCGGCAGCAATAAAGGTAATAATGTATAGATACTTAATCCAGGAGGATAAAGCAACTTGA
- a CDS encoding bifunctional enoyl-CoA hydratase/phosphate acetyltransferase translates to MLKSFDEVIEKAIHYGPKRISVAVSQAEDVMSSVEQARQMGLVKGILVGDKEETIEVCKKLDIDPQNYEIINKQDKDEAARTAVNLVREKNAELLMKGMLGTARILRAVLDKEIGLRTNRLLSHAYVLKIKKYEKLLTVTDGAMNIAPGLDQKIQIVQNVIDFCHCLEIEKPKIAILAAVELVNPDMPASLHAACLSKMADRGQIEGGIVDGPLAFDNAISKEAALHKGINSPVSGEVDAVVVPEIESGNIFAKGLVYLAEAEPAGVLLGTTAPVVLVSRSDRPISKVRSIALGILMSVYQNR, encoded by the coding sequence ATGTTGAAATCATTTGATGAGGTAATTGAAAAAGCGATACATTATGGTCCGAAAAGGATTTCTGTGGCAGTGTCTCAAGCTGAAGATGTTATGAGTTCTGTTGAACAAGCCAGGCAGATGGGATTGGTAAAAGGTATTTTAGTTGGTGATAAAGAAGAGACCATTGAGGTCTGTAAAAAATTAGATATTGATCCCCAAAATTATGAAATTATCAATAAACAGGACAAGGATGAAGCAGCTAGGACAGCAGTCAATCTGGTAAGGGAGAAAAATGCGGAACTATTGATGAAAGGCATGTTAGGTACTGCTCGTATATTAAGAGCAGTACTGGATAAAGAAATTGGATTAAGAACAAATCGATTATTAAGTCATGCCTATGTTTTGAAAATAAAAAAATATGAAAAACTTCTTACAGTGACTGATGGAGCTATGAATATAGCTCCAGGTTTGGACCAGAAAATACAAATCGTACAAAATGTAATTGATTTTTGTCATTGTCTGGAAATTGAAAAACCAAAAATTGCCATATTAGCTGCTGTGGAATTGGTCAATCCTGATATGCCAGCAAGCCTGCATGCTGCTTGTTTATCCAAGATGGCAGATAGAGGACAAATTGAGGGTGGGATAGTAGATGGACCATTAGCTTTTGATAATGCCATATCCAAAGAGGCAGCATTACACAAAGGCATTAATTCACCAGTAAGTGGAGAAGTTGATGCAGTTGTGGTTCCAGAAATTGAATCTGGAAACATATTTGCTAAAGGTCTAGTTTATTTAGCCGAGGCTGAACCAGCCGGAGTGTTATTAGGAACCACCGCACCGGTTGTTCTGGTTTCTCGTTCTGATCGTCCGATATCTAAAGTAAGATCCATAGCCCTTGGTATTCTAATGAGTGTCTATCAGAATAGATAA
- a CDS encoding GerMN domain-containing protein, with product MARRRKKKNIFKSTLNLIILIFLLVIIFFLVQKFVFPLFQERERIEIEESSREEIEVEPPSVLEEEQVVLYFADDNAQYLVPEYRNIQKTEEMAKQAIIELIKGPTNSNLYPTVPSTTRVNALYISDGIAYIDLSSEIIKNHSGGSTGELLTVYSIVLTLTSFPDINKVQIMVDGNSGETLVGHVDTSIPLERDDSWLRR from the coding sequence ATGGCCAGAAGAAGAAAGAAAAAAAATATCTTCAAATCAACTCTGAACTTAATTATATTAATTTTTTTGTTGGTTATTATCTTCTTTTTAGTACAAAAATTTGTATTTCCTCTATTTCAAGAAAGAGAAAGGATAGAAATTGAAGAGAGTAGTAGAGAAGAGATTGAGGTGGAACCACCATCTGTATTAGAAGAAGAACAAGTAGTATTATATTTTGCTGATGATAATGCACAATATTTAGTTCCAGAATATAGGAATATACAAAAGACTGAGGAAATGGCTAAACAAGCTATTATTGAACTAATTAAGGGTCCAACCAATAGCAATCTTTATCCCACAGTACCATCTACTACCAGGGTTAATGCTTTATACATTAGTGATGGTATTGCTTATATTGACCTTTCCTCAGAGATAATAAAAAACCATTCCGGAGGAAGCACTGGAGAGCTATTAACTGTATATTCTATAGTATTAACTCTAACTTCTTTCCCTGATATTAATAAGGTACAAATAATGGTGGACGGCAATAGTGGGGAAACTTTAGTAGGTCATGTTGATACCAGCATTCCTCTGGAGAGGGATGATAGTTGGTTAAGAAGATAA
- a CDS encoding sigma 54-interacting transcriptional regulator has protein sequence MKNRKNNINESLLKEIHKQKEILSTLKAIINSTDDAISVVDEKGIHTLVNDAYTRLIGLTEDDVLGKSSNIDIAEGESMHMKVLKTRMPVHGVRMKVGPNKKEVLVNVAPVIVDRELKGSVAVIHDLSEIRNLTEELNQVKKRVRHLEAKYAFDDIVGKSRAMIIAKEQAIKAASTPATVLLHGESGTGKELFAHAIHNHSSRKNRQFIRVNCSALTDTLLESELFGYESGAFTGASKKGRKGLFEEADRGTMFLDEIGMMSLNLQAKLLRVLQEKEIVRVGSNEPIDVDVRIISATNTNLEEAVKKGLFREDLYYRLYVIPIFIPPLRERKEDIPVLVQNIIRKCNQEFGRNIKDVSSEVIELLLNYAWPGNIRELENVIERAVINMKVYENILKQRHLPEFISLTNQKKKEEEYFTADMIPGISKDKVIKLNNIKRETEKNIILNTLNIFNGNCQKTAQHLGISIRTLYYKIQKYQIKKVYDFKSD, from the coding sequence ATGAAAAATAGAAAAAATAATATTAACGAATCCCTTCTTAAGGAAATCCATAAACAAAAGGAAATTTTGAGCACTTTAAAAGCTATTATTAATTCTACTGATGATGCTATTTCAGTAGTAGATGAAAAGGGGATACATACCCTGGTTAATGATGCTTATACCAGGTTGATAGGATTAACCGAAGATGATGTATTGGGTAAATCTTCAAATATAGATATTGCTGAGGGAGAAAGTATGCACATGAAAGTATTAAAAACCAGAATGCCAGTGCATGGAGTGAGAATGAAGGTTGGTCCTAATAAAAAAGAGGTATTAGTAAATGTGGCACCAGTAATAGTAGATAGGGAACTAAAAGGAAGCGTTGCGGTAATTCACGACCTTTCAGAAATAAGAAACTTAACAGAAGAGTTAAATCAGGTTAAAAAAAGAGTACGTCACCTGGAAGCAAAATATGCCTTTGACGATATTGTGGGTAAAAGTAGAGCAATGATTATTGCTAAAGAACAGGCTATTAAGGCTGCCAGTACCCCTGCTACGGTTCTATTACATGGAGAGAGCGGAACAGGCAAGGAATTATTTGCCCATGCTATTCACAATCATAGTTCCAGAAAAAACAGACAGTTTATCAGAGTTAATTGTTCTGCATTAACAGATACCTTATTGGAAAGTGAACTTTTTGGATATGAAAGTGGAGCCTTTACTGGTGCTAGCAAAAAAGGCCGTAAAGGTCTTTTTGAGGAAGCAGACCGAGGAACTATGTTTCTTGATGAAATTGGTATGATGAGTTTGAATTTACAGGCAAAGCTATTAAGGGTTTTACAGGAGAAAGAGATTGTTAGAGTTGGCAGCAATGAACCTATAGATGTAGATGTAAGAATTATTTCTGCCACCAATACCAATCTGGAAGAAGCTGTAAAGAAAGGCCTTTTTAGAGAAGATCTCTATTACAGATTATATGTTATCCCCATCTTTATCCCTCCTCTAAGAGAAAGAAAAGAGGATATTCCAGTATTGGTGCAAAATATTATCAGGAAATGCAACCAGGAATTTGGTAGAAATATAAAGGACGTTTCTTCAGAAGTAATCGAATTATTATTGAATTATGCCTGGCCGGGAAATATCAGAGAACTGGAAAATGTTATTGAAAGAGCGGTAATTAATATGAAAGTGTATGAAAATATTTTAAAACAAAGACATCTTCCTGAATTCATAAGTTTGACCAATCAAAAGAAAAAAGAGGAAGAATATTTTACTGCTGATATGATACCAGGAATTAGCAAGGATAAAGTAATTAAATTAAACAATATAAAGAGGGAAACTGAAAAGAATATTATATTAAATACTCTAAATATATTTAATGGTAATTGTCAAAAAACTGCTCAGCATTTAGGTATCAGCATAAGGACACTATATTATAAAATACAAAAATATCAAATTAAGAAAGTTTATGATTTTAAAAGCGACTAA
- the recN gene encoding DNA repair protein RecN produces MLGYLKIKNFALIDELSVEFEKGLNVITGETGAGKSMIIEAINVILGVPINQNWIKNDKEFLEVEALFYLDSISQRHLQELLSISDISPGDYQIIIRREIHQTRRSRCFINNQLVTLSLLQEMGNYLIDLHGQHNHQSLLNQSFHIDFVDSFGNYSFLEKKEQFYEYYKQWQTKTKLLNQLTEKHSKILSKKDYILFQLREIEQAQLKEGEDREIEESLNIIRYKAKIKEIMEKSHETLFEGNSTGESSIYDILTKLISNFNTISNLDQNIDNIQGQLTDLQLKVEDVSSQIMEYKEKIDLDVYQLQEIEERLNLINHLKHKYGAQIFEILEYYENLQKQINSIEDNQVKIERLRKEIQEDEKILIQLSLDLSNQRKSIAKQLEQDIIMELAELNMKDCKFIIQIEQQEDHNGLPIEERTLKITSKGIDRIEFFISTNIGEKTKPLTEIVSGGEVSRIMLGLKSILSKADQIPTMIFDEIDSGVGARLGDIITHKLTKIAQDHQVIAVTHLPQIACQANQHLYISKSTYHNKTAITIKKLAENEQLYEIARMLDGEQYGSISIEHARKMLYRKGVEGNEK; encoded by the coding sequence ATGCTTGGATATCTGAAGATTAAAAATTTTGCCTTAATAGATGAATTAAGTGTGGAATTTGAAAAGGGGCTTAATGTTATTACAGGGGAAACTGGAGCCGGAAAATCAATGATAATTGAAGCCATAAATGTAATTTTGGGTGTCCCCATCAACCAAAATTGGATTAAAAATGATAAAGAATTTTTAGAAGTTGAAGCATTGTTTTATCTGGATTCCATATCCCAGAGACATTTACAGGAGTTACTTAGCATTAGTGATATTTCCCCTGGGGATTATCAGATAATCATCAGAAGAGAAATTCATCAAACTAGAAGAAGTAGATGTTTTATTAACAATCAACTGGTTACCCTTTCTCTTCTTCAGGAGATGGGTAATTATTTGATTGATTTACATGGACAACATAATCATCAATCATTGCTGAATCAAAGCTTTCATATTGATTTTGTTGATAGTTTTGGAAATTATTCTTTTTTAGAAAAGAAAGAGCAATTTTATGAATATTATAAACAATGGCAAACAAAAACAAAATTACTAAATCAACTTACTGAAAAACATTCAAAAATCTTATCTAAAAAGGATTACATATTATTCCAGCTAAGAGAAATTGAACAGGCACAATTAAAAGAAGGAGAAGACCGGGAAATAGAAGAGTCATTAAATATAATTCGTTATAAAGCAAAAATTAAAGAGATTATGGAAAAGTCTCATGAAACCTTATTTGAAGGCAATAGTACAGGAGAATCTTCAATTTACGATATTTTAACCAAGCTTATTAGCAATTTTAATACTATTTCCAATCTGGACCAAAATATTGATAATATTCAAGGACAGTTAACAGACCTACAATTAAAAGTGGAGGATGTCTCTTCCCAGATAATGGAATATAAAGAAAAAATTGATCTGGATGTTTATCAATTACAGGAAATTGAAGAACGTTTAAATTTAATTAACCATTTAAAACATAAATATGGTGCTCAAATATTTGAGATACTTGAATATTATGAAAATTTACAAAAACAGATAAACTCCATTGAAGATAATCAAGTTAAGATCGAAAGGTTGAGAAAAGAGATTCAAGAAGATGAAAAAATATTAATACAGCTATCCCTGGACTTAAGCAACCAACGAAAATCAATTGCCAAACAATTAGAACAAGATATCATAATGGAATTGGCAGAATTGAATATGAAAGACTGTAAATTTATAATCCAAATTGAGCAACAGGAAGATCATAATGGTTTACCAATTGAAGAAAGAACGTTAAAGATAACTTCAAAGGGAATTGATAGGATTGAATTTTTTATCTCTACCAATATTGGAGAAAAGACGAAGCCTCTAACTGAGATAGTATCTGGCGGAGAAGTATCCAGAATTATGTTAGGATTGAAATCTATACTGAGTAAAGCTGATCAAATACCTACAATGATATTTGATGAAATTGATAGTGGAGTGGGTGCTCGTTTAGGTGATATTATAACACATAAATTAACCAAGATTGCACAAGACCATCAGGTAATAGCGGTAACCCATTTGCCTCAAATCGCCTGTCAAGCAAACCAGCATCTTTATATAAGCAAATCTACCTACCATAATAAAACTGCCATAACAATAAAGAAGCTAGCTGAAAATGAGCAACTTTATGAGATAGCTCGGATGCTTGATGGTGAACAATATGGTTCCATCAGTATCGAACATGCCAGAAAAATGCTATACCGGAAGGGAGTAGAGGGGAATGAAAAATAG
- a CDS encoding TlyA family RNA methyltransferase, which yields MIKKERLDKLIVDRGLLDSREIAKRYIMANLVKVNGVTINKSGTKCNIDCKLTVERDSSRFVSRGGIKLEKALTVFNIEVNGKTIIDVGASTGGFTDCLLKHGAKKVYCVDVGYGQLDWTLRQDSRVINMEKTNIKYIHKDQFDCLFDLATADVSFISLEKVLPVLAGLLKTEGEVVALIKPQFEAGRKFVKKGGIVDNPGIHKEVIVNLIEQTKSALQFLNLTFSPIKNSPGNIEYLIYLVKKERDNNLTLAHINQIKRVVDEAHCYFLNKCL from the coding sequence ATGATAAAAAAAGAACGTTTAGATAAATTAATAGTTGATAGAGGATTACTGGATTCCCGAGAGATAGCTAAAAGATATATTATGGCTAATCTGGTAAAAGTAAATGGAGTAACGATAAATAAATCTGGTACAAAATGTAATATAGATTGCAAATTGACTGTAGAGAGAGATTCCTCGCGCTTCGTTAGTAGGGGTGGAATTAAGCTGGAAAAGGCTTTAACTGTATTTAATATTGAGGTGAATGGGAAGACAATAATAGATGTAGGTGCTTCCACCGGTGGTTTTACTGATTGTTTATTGAAGCATGGTGCTAAAAAAGTATATTGTGTAGATGTAGGATATGGACAGCTGGATTGGACTTTACGTCAAGATAGTCGAGTTATAAATATGGAAAAGACTAATATTAAATATATCCATAAAGATCAATTTGATTGCCTATTTGACTTAGCTACTGCAGATGTTTCTTTTATTTCTTTAGAAAAGGTATTGCCGGTGTTAGCGGGATTATTAAAAACAGAAGGGGAAGTTGTTGCTCTGATAAAACCACAATTTGAAGCAGGAAGAAAATTTGTAAAGAAGGGTGGTATTGTTGACAATCCAGGTATACATAAAGAGGTAATTGTGAATCTGATAGAACAAACTAAAAGTGCCTTGCAGTTTCTTAATCTTACCTTTTCACCTATTAAAAATTCCCCTGGCAATATTGAATACTTAATTTATTTAGTAAAAAAGGAAAGAGATAATAATTTAACTTTAGCACATATTAATCAAATTAAAAGAGTTGTAGATGAAGCACATTGCTATTTCCTTAACAAGTGTCTTTAA
- a CDS encoding NAD(+)/NADH kinase, whose translation MNILKAGIIVNEEKDKNFNVTKKIINFLNDKGIDVYLPKNIISLFDKSKKINFLTEPYQELNMFFSLGGDGTLLRATRLASPYNIPVCGINLGGLGFLTQIGLQEIDHYLPCILEDNYQIEERMMLYGYIMREGKRNGKFYCLNDIVVAKKLFARLINLDMLINDEYVIQYAADGLIISTSTGSTAYSLSAGGPIIYPSLKTIIITPICPHTLSARALVIHHKDNIKLIVRSKNLEVMLTVDGQEGFDLEENDVIVIQKSKYKTQLVTFPGPGKSFYGILRRKLKWSGRVLPNILEDDGWS comes from the coding sequence ATGAATATTTTAAAAGCAGGTATAATTGTAAATGAGGAAAAAGACAAGAACTTTAATGTAACAAAAAAGATAATTAATTTTTTAAATGATAAAGGTATTGATGTTTATCTACCAAAAAATATAATCAGCTTGTTTGATAAGTCAAAAAAAATAAATTTTCTTACTGAGCCTTATCAAGAGTTAAATATGTTTTTTTCTTTAGGAGGGGATGGTACTCTTTTAAGGGCTACCAGATTGGCTTCACCATATAATATACCAGTTTGTGGAATAAATTTGGGTGGATTGGGTTTTTTAACCCAGATTGGTTTACAAGAAATAGATCATTATCTTCCATGCATTTTGGAAGATAATTATCAAATTGAAGAGAGAATGATGTTATATGGTTATATCATGAGAGAAGGCAAAAGAAATGGTAAGTTTTATTGTCTTAATGATATAGTCGTAGCAAAGAAATTATTTGCTAGATTAATTAATTTAGATATGCTTATTAACGATGAATATGTCATTCAATATGCTGCTGATGGATTAATCATTTCTACTTCTACTGGTTCAACGGCATATTCTCTTTCCGCTGGCGGACCGATTATTTATCCTTCTTTAAAAACCATTATTATTACTCCCATATGTCCTCATACACTTTCAGCTAGAGCTCTGGTGATTCATCATAAGGACAACATTAAGCTAATTGTTCGATCAAAAAACTTGGAAGTAATGTTAACAGTTGATGGGCAGGAGGGCTTTGACTTAGAAGAGAATGATGTAATAGTAATTCAAAAGTCTAAATATAAAACTCAATTAGTAACCTTTCCCGGACCCGGAAAAAGCTTTTATGGTATTTTAAGAAGAAAATTGAAATGGAGTGGCAGAGTCCTTCCTAATATTCTTGAAGATGATGGATGGTCTTAA
- the buk gene encoding butyrate kinase, with protein MKKKIIYKILVINPGSTSTSIAIFQNDKELFQKIIRHSLEELKKFEGLFDQYKFREQVILQSLKQNNIILEEFDAIVGRGGVLSPLPSGTYYINKVMLEELREKPRVEHASNLAAQIAYELAQRIKVPSFIVDPVAVDEMEYIARISGIPEIQRESLSHALSLKAAARRAAQEMKKPYPELNLIVVHLGGGISISAHQKGRMIDVNNASSEGPFSPERTGSLPVLDVIKMCYSGQYTLPEMCKKVMGKGGIVAYLGTNSTLEVEELIANGNQSAELIYKAMAYQVAKGIGEMATVLKGEIDRIVITGNGAGDKGALGNTFINWIKERVEFIAPVIVYPGSEEMKALAMGAIRVLTGEEEAKVYEK; from the coding sequence ATGAAGAAAAAAATTATTTATAAAATATTGGTAATAAATCCAGGTTCTACCTCTACTTCCATAGCTATCTTTCAGAATGATAAAGAGCTTTTTCAAAAAATCATCCGACATAGCTTAGAAGAATTAAAAAAGTTTGAAGGGCTTTTTGATCAATATAAGTTTAGAGAACAGGTTATTCTGCAATCATTAAAACAGAATAATATTATCCTGGAAGAATTTGATGCCATAGTTGGTCGAGGTGGGGTTTTAAGTCCTTTACCCAGTGGGACATATTATATCAATAAAGTAATGTTAGAAGAATTACGAGAAAAACCTCGAGTAGAACATGCCTCTAATTTAGCTGCCCAAATTGCTTATGAACTAGCTCAAAGAATAAAAGTACCTTCCTTTATTGTAGATCCGGTAGCAGTAGATGAGATGGAATATATTGCCCGAATTTCCGGTATTCCTGAAATACAAAGAGAGAGCCTTTCCCATGCTCTCAGTTTAAAGGCAGCTGCTAGAAGAGCTGCACAAGAAATGAAAAAACCATATCCAGAGCTCAATTTGATCGTTGTTCATTTAGGTGGTGGAATTTCCATCAGTGCTCACCAAAAAGGGAGGATGATTGATGTTAACAATGCCAGTAGTGAAGGTCCATTTTCTCCCGAACGTACTGGTAGTTTGCCAGTATTGGATGTAATAAAAATGTGTTACTCAGGTCAATATACCTTACCAGAGATGTGCAAGAAGGTTATGGGGAAGGGTGGCATTGTAGCTTATTTAGGAACAAATAGTACCTTAGAAGTAGAAGAATTAATAGCTAATGGTAACCAGAGTGCTGAATTAATTTATAAAGCAATGGCCTATCAGGTAGCTAAAGGTATTGGAGAAATGGCGACTGTGTTAAAAGGCGAAATTGACAGAATTGTAATAACGGGAAATGGTGCTGGAGATAAGGGAGCCCTAGGTAACACTTTTATTAACTGGATTAAAGAAAGAGTAGAATTTATTGCCCCAGTAATAGTTTACCCGGGTAGTGAAGAGATGAAAGCGTTAGCTATGGGAGCTATACGGGTATTAACCGGAGAAGAAGAAGCAAAAGTTTATGAGAAATAG
- a CDS encoding N-acetylmuramoyl-L-alanine amidase — MIKKYNYVVLIILLILLLFYIPDQNILAQQNDIQLKLNDAILNTNVSPILVNGRIFLPARDIVEALGGRITWFPALKLLNLNLGGKEVSLVIDLPEAQINGKKVILEDSPTIMENRVMIPLEVVQLLTEIESEWNKTSQEISITSHRPNVTSIRSYSHKDKTRIVIDLSEKSSYQVITLSNPERVVVDVEASLNQLSEKQKEVIVNDSLVSRVRSGQFTQETVRVVTDLKGKYEFQVSDLSSPDRIIVDIFIPQSQASTVVQTEISQETKTEAPKDEKRRIVVIDPGHGGNHPGAIGSGGLREKDVVLDIALKLRKILQDNGLTVYLTREKDVDIPLENRPLIAMQKEATVFISIHTNSAMQKGSSTAKGIETYVLNSRYIGASAKDVADRENKASQFYHYEDDILNQIIADLEESASIGFSLDFAEIVQKRLVQNTGLENRGVKQAPFIVLKGVNMAAILIEVGFISNPNEEKLLKTPEFREKVAQALNQAVLEYVRNIPENI, encoded by the coding sequence TTGATAAAAAAATACAATTATGTAGTCTTAATAATTTTATTAATTTTATTACTGTTTTATATACCAGATCAAAATATACTGGCACAGCAGAATGACATTCAATTAAAACTAAACGATGCTATTCTAAATACCAATGTATCACCAATTTTAGTAAATGGTCGTATATTTTTACCGGCAAGGGATATTGTTGAGGCATTAGGCGGTAGAATCACTTGGTTTCCCGCTTTAAAATTATTAAATCTTAATTTAGGAGGGAAAGAGGTAAGCTTAGTCATTGATCTTCCAGAAGCACAAATTAATGGAAAAAAAGTTATTCTTGAGGATTCTCCTACAATTATGGAAAATAGAGTAATGATCCCTTTAGAAGTAGTACAATTATTGACTGAAATTGAAAGTGAATGGAATAAGACTTCCCAAGAGATAAGTATTACCAGTCATAGACCAAATGTAACTTCTATAAGAAGTTATTCCCATAAAGATAAAACGCGGATAGTTATTGATTTGTCGGAAAAGAGCTCTTACCAGGTCATCACCCTGAGTAATCCCGAAAGGGTGGTAGTTGATGTTGAAGCCTCCCTCAATCAATTGAGCGAAAAACAGAAGGAAGTAATTGTTAATGATTCATTAGTAAGCAGAGTAAGAAGTGGTCAGTTCACTCAGGAGACAGTTAGAGTTGTTACCGATTTGAAAGGAAAATATGAATTTCAAGTATCTGATTTGTCTTCACCAGATCGTATTATAGTAGATATTTTTATTCCCCAGAGTCAGGCAAGTACAGTGGTCCAGACAGAAATTTCACAGGAAACAAAAACAGAAGCCCCTAAGGATGAGAAACGTCGCATTGTGGTAATAGATCCGGGACATGGTGGCAATCATCCTGGAGCAATTGGATCCGGTGGGCTAAGAGAGAAAGATGTAGTTCTTGACATTGCTTTGAAGCTAAGGAAAATACTACAGGATAATGGTTTAACTGTGTATCTTACCAGGGAAAAGGACGTGGACATACCACTGGAAAATAGACCACTTATTGCTATGCAAAAAGAGGCAACTGTATTTATTAGTATTCATACCAATTCAGCTATGCAGAAAGGCTCTTCGACTGCTAAGGGCATCGAGACTTATGTTTTGAATTCCCGTTATATCGGCGCATCAGCAAAGGATGTTGCTGATCGAGAAAACAAGGCAAGCCAATTTTACCATTATGAAGATGATATCTTAAATCAGATTATTGCTGATTTAGAAGAAAGTGCCAGTATAGGATTCAGTCTGGATTTTGCTGAAATAGTACAGAAAAGATTAGTTCAAAATACCGGTTTAGAAAATAGAGGTGTCAAACAAGCTCCCTTTATTGTTTTAAAAGGTGTTAATATGGCAGCCATATTAATAGAGGTAGGTTTTATTTCTAATCCCAATGAGGAAAAATTATTAAAAACTCCTGAATTTAGAGAAAAAGTGGCACAAGCACTTAATCAGGCAGTATTGGAGTATGTAAGAAATATACCTGAAAACATTTAA
- the smpB gene encoding SsrA-binding protein SmpB, with protein MSEKDKEKYQIITINRKARHDYHILESFEAGLVLKGTEVKSIRNNQVSIKESYAQFKGNELYIINMHIAPYQFGNRFNLEPKRERKLLLSSRELAKIRGNVELKGVTIVPLRLYFKNGYAKLEIALAKGKKLYDKRRDLTQKAIQREAERELKNKVWGR; from the coding sequence ATGTCTGAGAAAGATAAAGAAAAATATCAGATTATTACGATTAATCGCAAAGCAAGACATGATTATCATATTTTAGAGAGTTTCGAAGCTGGTCTGGTCTTAAAGGGAACAGAGGTAAAATCAATTAGAAATAACCAGGTTAGTATCAAGGAAAGTTATGCACAGTTTAAGGGAAATGAATTATATATTATTAATATGCATATTGCTCCATATCAGTTCGGGAATAGGTTTAACCTGGAGCCAAAAAGAGAGAGGAAACTTCTTTTAAGTAGTAGAGAATTAGCTAAAATAAGAGGCAATGTTGAACTTAAAGGAGTAACTATAGTTCCATTAAGGCTATATTTTAAAAATGGTTATGCTAAACTTGAGATTGCATTGGCTAAAGGGAAAAAGCTGTACGATAAAAGAAGAGACCTCACCCAGAAAGCTATTCAGAGGGAAGCAGAAAGAGAGCTAAAAAATAAAGTTTGGGGGCGATAG